In Primulina huaijiensis isolate GDHJ02 chromosome 6, ASM1229523v2, whole genome shotgun sequence, a single window of DNA contains:
- the LOC140978877 gene encoding probable LRR receptor-like serine/threonine-protein kinase At4g31250, whose amino-acid sequence MIMDRNTRYCLVVFCVVLLCVIPSSGDETDTSNSLLKFKESLTNANMLSDWKEPVANLCSPIWIGCVCTHGVLTGLRLEGMGLGGKIDIESLSNLSSFTSLSVMNNSFSGPFPSDLNKLQKLRSLYLANNKFNGEIPDKAFSGLKGMRRVVLGNNEFAGNIPMSLLQLPRLVDLQLQSNQFEGEIPDFWQENLTVNFSYNKLEGSIPATLRSQNASSFYGNKLCGMPLDICKPKKLTWKIGLIIAVAVGIALAAIIIFFLIFSRRIKPLKYQKSIDKSHREDPLSSQSGAFKNSEHGKLQFVRNNIQRFELEELLRASAEVLGSGSFGSSYKAVLFSGQTYVVRRFRQMSNVGKEDFQEHMRKLGRLSHPNLLPLVAFYHRKEEKLLIADFAENGSLASHLHSKRGPNQPGLDWPTRLRIIKGVSRGLAYLYEELPTLSLPHGHLKSSNVLLDSTFEPLLADYALVPVINKDHAQKFMVAYKSPESSQNDRVTRKTDVWSLGILILELLTGKFPANYLKQGKGPSADLATWVNSVVREEWTGEVFDKDMNLARRGEGQMLRLLKIGMCCCDWDVDKRWDLKEAVEKIEELKEKDSDDDFSSYASEVDMYSSRTMTDDDFSFSKA is encoded by the exons ATGATCATGGATCGTAACACTCGTTATTGTTTGGTTGTGTTTTGCGTCGTGCTACTTTGTGTTATACCATCATCAGGTGATGAGACGGACACGTCTAATTCCCTCCTCAAGTTCAAAGAATCGCTAACCAATGCCAACATGCTGAGTGATTGGAAAGAACCAGTTGCTAACCTGTGTTCTCCTATTTGGATTGGCTGTGTTTGCACACATGGTGTTTTAACAGGATTGAGACTCGAAGGGATGGGGCTTGGAGGAAAAATCGACATAGAATCCCTATCAAACTTGTCATCATTTACCAGCCTAAGCGTCATGAACAACAGTTTTTCAGGGCCGTTTCCAAGTGATTTAAACAAGCTTCAAAAACTGAGAAGTTTGTATTTGGCAAATAACAAATTCAACGGTGAAATACCGGATAAAGCTTTTTCAGGGTTGAAGGGTATGAGGAGAGTGGTGTTAGGAAATAATGAATTCGCCGGAAACATTCCTATGTCTTTGCTTCAACTGCCAAGGCTTGTGGATTTGCAGCTTCAGAGTAATCAGTTTGAAGGGGAAATACCGGATTTTTGGCAGGagaatttgacagtaaatttttcttacaatAAGCTAGAGGGATCTATACCTGCTACACTTCGCAGCCAGAATGCAAGCTCATTTTATG GAAATAAGCTATGTGGTATGCCATTAGACATTTGCAAACCAAAGAAATTGACCTGGAAAATCGGCTTAATCATTGCGGTTGCAGTGGGAATTGCATTAGCTGCcattatcatatttttcctcatATTCAGCAGGCGTATAAAGCCGCTGAAATACCAAAAATCAATAGACAAATCCCACAGAGAAGATCCACTTTCTAGCCAGAGTGGGGCATTCAAGAACAGTGAACATGGAAAACTACAATTTGTCAGAAACAATATACAAAGATTCGAGTTGGAAGAGTTGCTAAGGGCATCCGCTGAAGTGTTGGGGAGTGGAAGCTTTGGCTCGTCTTATAAAGCCGTGCTTTTTAGCGGCCAAACTTATGTTGTAAGGAGATTCAGACAAATGAGCAATGTCGGAAAAGAAGACTTTCAAGAACATATGAGAAAGCTAGGAAGGCTGTCACACCCTAATTTGTTGCCTTTGGTTGCTTTCTATCACAGGAAAGAAGAAAAGCTTTTGATCGCTGATTTTGCAGAAAATGGGAGTTTGGCTAGTCATCTTCACA GCAAAAGGGGCCCGAACCAACCAGGTCTTGATTGGCCAACACGCTTAAGAATCATCAAAGGTGTTTCAAGAGGATTGGCGTACCTCTATGAGGAACTTCCCACATTAAGTCTTCCTCACGGCCATCTAAAATCGTCAAATGTCCTACTAGACAGCACATTTGAACCCCTTCTAGCTGACTATGCACTAGTACCAGTAATCAACAAGGATCATGCTCAAAAATTTATGGTAGCATACAAGTCACCAGAATCCTCTCAAAATGACCGTGTAACGAGGAAGACTGACGTTTGGAGCCTCGGAATTCTCATTCTCGAGTTGCTGACAGGCAAGTTTCCTGCAAACTATCTCAAACAAGGCAAAGGACCTAGCGCAGACTTGGCTACGTGGGTTAACTCTGTTGTGAGAGAAGAGTGGACAGGTGAGGTGTTCGATAAGGACATGAATTTAGCAAGACGTGGTGAAGGGCAGATGCTTCGACTACTCAAAATTGGAATGTGCTGCTGCGATTGGGATGTGGATAAAAGATGGGATTTGAAGGAGGCCGTTGAGAAAATAGAAGAGTTGAAGGAAAAGGATAGCGATGATGACTTTTCATCTTACGCAAGCGAAGTTGATATGTATTCTTCTAGAACAATGACTGATGACGATTTCTCGTTTTCAAAGGCATGA
- the LOC140979275 gene encoding uncharacterized protein, whose product MAVAMKMAVASAHSSCNLKLNFPCSSKPSPSNSKARLDLRPVGCVPVQQQLDSGIMCESCSGRGWLLCEFCKGQKTNVKTAESNRIYRRCPACKSIGSVLCSKCKVFRCVAFPDHNDGESITF is encoded by the exons ATGGCAGTTGCTATGAAAATGGCTGTTGCTTCGGCCCATTCCAGTTGTAATTTGAAGCTCAACTTCCCCTGCAGCAGTAAGCCATCGCCATCCAACTCAAAAGCCCGTCTCGACCTTAGACCGGTTGGATGCGTTCCCGTCCAACAACAA TTGGATTCTGGGATTATGTGTGAATCTTGCAGTGGAAGAGGGTGGCTGCTTTGTGAGTTTTGTAAAGGGCAAAAAACCAATGTGAAAACTGCCGAGAGTAACCGGATTTACCGCCGTTGCCCAGCTTGTAAATCT ATTGGAAGCGTGTTGTGTTCAAAATGTAAAGTTTTCAGATGTGTTGCGTTCCCGGATCATAATGATGGTGAAAGCATCACCTTTTGA
- the LOC140979339 gene encoding uncharacterized protein isoform X1, producing the protein MEWKKCYLDVILVPLGLLISVAYHVWLWHMVRTRPLSTIIGTNARGRRFWVASIMKSMCISTGDSMCPLQWLIFIGIFSIDPIQDNEKKNILAVQTLRNTIMGATLMATTSILLCCGLAAVISSTYSIKKPLNDVVYGAHGEFMVAVKYVTLLLILLFSFLCHSLSVRFINQVNFLINCPPGNQSGGIVTAEYVSGLLEKGFLLNTVGNRMFYAALPLLLWIFGPVLVFLCSMTMVPVLYHLDFVFSGERRKFVGENGNSHDCGADLA; encoded by the exons ATGGAGTGGAAGAAGTGCTATTTGGATGTGATTCTTGTTCCATTAGGGTTGCTAATATCCGTTGCTTATCATGTATGGCTATGGCATATGGTTCGGACCCGTCCCCTCTCGACGATCATCGGAACTAATGCCCGTGGAAGGAGATTTTGGGTGGCCTCCATAATGAAG TCAATGTGCATAAGTACTGGGGATTCAATGTGTCCCTTGCAGTGGTTAATTTTCATTGGTATATTTTCGATCGATCCGATACAGGACAATGAGAAGAAAAACATCCTGGCCGTCCAAACCCTCCGGAACACGATCATGGGCGCCACCCTCATGGCCACCACCTCCATCCTCCTCTGTTGCGGCCTCGCCGCCGTGATCAGCAGCACTTACAGCATCAAGAAACCCTTAAACGACGTTGTCTACGGCGCCCATGGCGAGTTCATGGTGGCCGTAAAATACGTCACCCTACTCCTCATCCTCCTCTTCTCCTTCCTATGCCACTCTCTCTCCGTACGTTTCATCAACCAGGTCAACTTCCTCATAAACTGTCCTCCAGGGAACCAGAGCGGCGGCATTGTGACGGCGGAGTACGTGTCGGGGTTGCTGGAGAAGGGGTTCCTGCTTAACACGGTGGGGAACAGGATGTTCTACGCGGCCCTGCCGCTTCTGTTGTGGATTTTTGGGCCGGTTCTGGTTTTCTTGTGCTCGATGACGATGGTTCCTGTGCTGTATCATTTGGATTTTGTGTTCTCCGGTGAGAGGAGAAAATTTGTGGGTGAGAATGGGAATAGCCACGACTGTGGAGCAGATCTTGCATGA
- the LOC140979339 gene encoding uncharacterized protein isoform X2, translated as MEWKKCYLDVILVPLGLLISVAYHVWLWHMVRTRPLSTIIGTNARGRRFWVASIMKDNEKKNILAVQTLRNTIMGATLMATTSILLCCGLAAVISSTYSIKKPLNDVVYGAHGEFMVAVKYVTLLLILLFSFLCHSLSVRFINQVNFLINCPPGNQSGGIVTAEYVSGLLEKGFLLNTVGNRMFYAALPLLLWIFGPVLVFLCSMTMVPVLYHLDFVFSGERRKFVGENGNSHDCGADLA; from the exons ATGGAGTGGAAGAAGTGCTATTTGGATGTGATTCTTGTTCCATTAGGGTTGCTAATATCCGTTGCTTATCATGTATGGCTATGGCATATGGTTCGGACCCGTCCCCTCTCGACGATCATCGGAACTAATGCCCGTGGAAGGAGATTTTGGGTGGCCTCCATAATGAAG GACAATGAGAAGAAAAACATCCTGGCCGTCCAAACCCTCCGGAACACGATCATGGGCGCCACCCTCATGGCCACCACCTCCATCCTCCTCTGTTGCGGCCTCGCCGCCGTGATCAGCAGCACTTACAGCATCAAGAAACCCTTAAACGACGTTGTCTACGGCGCCCATGGCGAGTTCATGGTGGCCGTAAAATACGTCACCCTACTCCTCATCCTCCTCTTCTCCTTCCTATGCCACTCTCTCTCCGTACGTTTCATCAACCAGGTCAACTTCCTCATAAACTGTCCTCCAGGGAACCAGAGCGGCGGCATTGTGACGGCGGAGTACGTGTCGGGGTTGCTGGAGAAGGGGTTCCTGCTTAACACGGTGGGGAACAGGATGTTCTACGCGGCCCTGCCGCTTCTGTTGTGGATTTTTGGGCCGGTTCTGGTTTTCTTGTGCTCGATGACGATGGTTCCTGTGCTGTATCATTTGGATTTTGTGTTCTCCGGTGAGAGGAGAAAATTTGTGGGTGAGAATGGGAATAGCCACGACTGTGGAGCAGATCTTGCATGA
- the LOC140979945 gene encoding basic leucine zipper 9-like — protein MESKKPVFNGGSVFAGCGNMKKSDSLLALREFFSLEDEKKIHHKVEIFGGSDHGLFDMENSDHNIPLPFRSSEILREFSGSNSLADASFWSQDLYPNLSNASATNVSKSSCVDSPLSSINPKGQDNQTVGPSSGSSHEQSDDDGLETEAGPCVESTDHVDIKRIRRMASNRESAQRSRKRKQARLSELEQQVEQLRVENSSLFKQLTDASQQFKDSSTNNRVLKSDVEALRAKVKLAEDLVTRGSLTSSLSHLLQNYLNTTPQAYVHNHMNRMDNLSQIMTGCGDDNSHNYSAITDSRIINGLENVDTLGGNAANGVIGDPAGRVPDIWSWSPHVPASKR, from the exons ATGGAAAGTAAAAAACCAGTTTTTAATGGCGGTTCTGTCTTTGCAGGTTGCGGTAACATGAAAAAAAGCGATTCATTATTGGCGCTTCGTGAGTTCTTTTCTTTAGAAGATGAGAAGAAAATACACCACAAAGTTGAGATCTTTGGAGGGTCTGATCATGGTTTATTTGATATGGAAAATAGTGACCATAACATCCCACTTCCTTTCCGGAGTTCG GAAATTTTAAGAGAATTCTCAGGTTCCAATTCTTTGGCAGACGCCTCATTCTGGTCTCAGGATCTTTATCCTAACCTGTCTAATGCTTCAGCGACAAATGTCTCCAAGTCATCGTGCG TCGATAGTCCATTATCCTCCATTAATCCCAAGGGTCAGGATAATCAAACAGTTGGACCAAGCAGTGGTTCCTCACATGAGCAATCAGATGACGATGGTCTAGAGACGGAAGCTGGACCTTGTGTAGAAAGCACAGATCATGTAGACATTAAGCGCATCAGAAG GATGGCTTCTAACAGGGAATCAGCTCAACGTTCTAGAAAAAGAAAGCAAGCTCGTTTATCCGAGCTCGAACAACAG GTCGAACAACTACGAGTTGAGAATTCGTCATTGTTCAAACAACTGACAGATGCTTCTCAGCAGTTTAAAGACTCCTCGACAAACAATCGAGTGCTTAAATCCGATGTAGAAGCTCTAAGAGCCAAG GTGAAACTAGCCGAAGATCTTGTGACTCGAGGCTCGCTGACCTCGAGTTTAAGCCATCTTCTTCAAAATTATCTGAACACCACGCCCCAAGCATACGTGCACAACCACATGAATCGGATGGATAATCTCTCCCAGATAATGACTGGCTGTGGAGATGACAATTCTCATAATTACAGTGCTATTACAGATTCACGCATTATTAATGGGCTGGAAAATGTTGATACACTCGGGGGAAATGCCGCGAACGGAGTCATCGGGGACCCTGCTGGTCGTGTGCCGGATATATGGTCTTGGTCACCTCATGTTCCAGCGTCTAAACGATGA
- the LOC140979249 gene encoding AIG2-like protein D, giving the protein MGTSDPATVSNVFVYGSLLSDDVVCALLSRVPPSSPATLPDYHRFSIKGRVYPAIIPVENKKVIGKVLIGITPPELYILDTFEDVEYERKTVDVLFNDGYEKLQTDTYVWQNKTDPNLYGEWDFEEWKQLHFEDFLKMTTKFKEELELPDSKTRVATYESFYQGIANNH; this is encoded by the exons ATGGGCACCAGCGATCCAGCCACCGTTTCCAATGTCTTCGTCTACGGTAGCCTCCTCTCGGACGATGTCGTATGCGCGCTCTTGAGTCGCGTCCCTCCTTCTTCCCCTGCCACCCTACCCGACTA CCATAGGTTTAGCATCAAGGGGCGTGTTTACCCTGCAATCATTCCCGtcgaaaataagaaagttattgGGAAG GTACTCATCGGCATCACCCCACCTGAACTTTATATTTTGGATACATTTGAGGATGTTGAATATGAGAGGAAGACTGTCGATGTTCTCTTTAAC GATGGCTATGAGAAGTTGCAAACGGATACATATGTTTGGCAAAATAAAACGGATCCAAACCTCTATGGCGAGTGGGATTTTGAG GAATGGAAGCAACTGCACTTTGAGGACTTCTTGAAGATGACAACAAAATTTAAGGAAGAATTGGAGCTACCCGATTCAAAGACGCGGGTTGCAACTTATGAATCCTTTTATCAAGGAATAGCTAATAATCATTGA
- the LOC140978094 gene encoding cryptochrome DASH, chloroplastic/mitochondrial isoform X1, whose product MNPRLLQNHSKPDEMIHHLTIIFSRPSANLFLHSTKPSFQAKSPERFVVFCCLSRTMHSSNAVRTAQTVHQVPDFGPDEIERVADQAFQRYSFDRSSALPKRKGKGVAIVWFRNDLRILDNEVLFKAWASSEVVLPVYCVDPRHLGTTHYFGFPKTGALRAQFLIQCLADLKRNLLKRGLNLFIQLGKPEDVLPALAKTYEVHTVYAQKETCSEELTVERLVSKNLQSVLNPTSTTLELIWGCSMYHIDDLPFSCESLPDIYTQFRKSVESKSSIRNCIKFPTSLGPAPNVDDWGSVPELSSLGLQTEKVSKGMSFAGGESAALSRVQEYFWKKDLLRTYKITRNGMLGPDYSTKFSIWLASGCLSPRFIYEEVKRYEKTRESNDSTYWVLFELIWRDYFRFLSIKQGNSLFHAGGPRKIQANWSQDQALFDLWKNGCTGYCISYSIDQTFLMVILFLKISKEHVLVSQFLLPFFSSYPLIDANMKELLSTGFMSNRGRQIVCSFLVRDMGIDWRMGAEWFETCLLDYDPCSNYGNWTYGAGVGNDPREDRYFSIPKQAQNYDPEGEFVAFWLPQLRALPKEKRNFPGMSYIKPIVALKFGNTKTINNRETTSGTRREESKWKGDRGNRM is encoded by the exons ATGAACCCCCGTCTGCTTCAAAACCACAGTAAACCCGACGAGATGATCCATCATCTAACCATAATTTTCTCTCGTCCCTCAGCAAACCTTTTTCTTCACTCCACAAAGCCCAGTTTTCAAGCTAAATCACCCGAAAGATTTGTCGTTTTTTGCTGTTTAAGTAGAACCATGCACTCCTCGAATGCTGTTAGAACTGCGCAAACTGTGCACCAAGTTCCCGATTTTGGGCCGGATGAAATCGAACGGGTTGCTGATCAGGCTTTTCAGAGGTACAGTTTTGATAGGTCCTCAGCTTTGCCGAAGCGGAAGGGTAAAGGGGTTGCGATTGTTTGGTTCAGGAATGATTTGAGGATTTTGGACAATGAGGTCTTGTTTAAGGCTTGGGCTTCATCGGAGGTTGTCTTGCCCGTTTACTGTGTTGATCCGAGACATTTGGGGACAACGCATTACTTTGGGTTTCCTAAGACTGGAG CCCTGAGAGCACAATTTCTAATACAATGTTTAGCGGActtgaaaagaaatttgttgaagcGTGGTCTCAATCTTTTTATACAGCTGGGGAAACCGGAGGACGTCCTTCCGGCACTCGCAAAAACATATGAAGTTCACACT GTTTATGCCCAGAAAGAAACGTGCAGCGAAGAGCTGACAGTCGAGAGGTTGGTATCCAAAAATTTGCAGAGTGTTCTGAATCCAACGTCAACAACATTAGAATTGATCTGGGGTTGTAGTATGTATCACATAGACGACCTTCCATTTAGCTGCGAGTCCTTACCGGATATTTATACCCAGTTCCGTAAG TCAGTTGAATCAAAATCTTCGATACGGAATTGCATTAAGTTCCCAACATCACTTGGACCTGCACCAAATGTCGATGATTGGGGATCTGTTCCCGAGTTGTCTTCACTTGGGCTTCAGACAGAAAAG GTCAGCAAAGGAATGTCCTTTGCGGGTGGTGAAAGTGCAGCATTGAGTCGAGTACAGGAGTATTTCTGGAAGAAG GATCTGTTGAGGACTTATAAAATCACAAGAAATGGAATGTTAGGACCCGATTACTCAACAAAGTTTTCTATTTGGCTTGCATCAGGATGCCTTTCTCCCCGATTCATTTATGAAGAG GTAAAGAGATATGAAAAGACAAGAGAATCGAATGATTCGACTTACTG GGTATTGTTTGAGTTGATATGGAGAGATTACTTCAGATTTCTATCAATCAAGCAGGGTAACTCTCTCTTTCATGCAG GTGGTCCTCGAAAAATACAGGCTAATTGGAGCCAAGATCAGGCACTTTTTGATTTGTGGAAGAATGGTTGTACGGGGTACTGTATCTCATATTCCATTGATCAAACATTTCTTATGgtcattttgtttttaaaaattagcAAAGAACATGTTCTTGTCAGCCAATTTTTGTTGCCATTTTTTTCCAGCTACCCTTTAATTGATGCAAACATGAAGGAATTGCTGAGTACTGGGTTCATGTCAAATCGTGGGCGACAG ATTGTTTGTTCCTTTCTGGTTCGAGACATGGGCATCGACTGGAGAATGGGAGCTGAATGGTTTGAGACCTGTCTTTTGGATTATGATCCGTGTTCCAACTATGGAAATTGGACCTATGGAGCAG GTGTTGGGAATGATCCTAGGGAAGACAGATATTTCAGCATTCCTAAACAA gCTCAGAATTATGATCCTGAAGGAGAATTCGTGGCATTTTGGTTGCCTCAGTTACGAGCTCTACCGAAAGAGAAGAGAAACTTTCCTGGAATGTCTTACATAAAACCCATCGTGGCCCTCAAATTTGGCAACACTAAAACAATAAATAACAGGGAGACTACCTCAGGAACAAGAAGAGAGGAGAGCAAATGGAAGGGCGATAGAGGAAACAGAATGTGA
- the LOC140978094 gene encoding cryptochrome DASH, chloroplastic/mitochondrial isoform X2: protein MNPRLLQNHSKPDEMIHHLTIIFSRPSANLFLHSTKPSFQAKSPERFVVFCCLSRTMHSSNAVRTAQTVHQVPDFGPDEIERVADQAFQRYSFDRSSALPKRKGKGVAIVWFRNDLRILDNEVLFKAWASSEVVLPVYCVDPRHLGTTHYFGFPKTGALRAQFLIQCLADLKRNLLKRGLNLFIQLGKPEDVLPALAKTYEVHTVYAQKETCSEELTVERLVSKNLQSVLNPTSTTLELIWGCSMYHIDDLPFSCESLPDIYTQFRKSVESKSSIRNCIKFPTSLGPAPNVDDWGSVPELSSLGLQTEKVSKGMSFAGGESAALSRVQEYFWKKDLLRTYKITRNGMLGPDYSTKFSIWLASGCLSPRFIYEEVKRYEKTRESNDSTYWVLFELIWRDYFRFLSIKQGNSLFHAGGPRKIQANWSQDQALFDLWKNGCTGYPLIDANMKELLSTGFMSNRGRQIVCSFLVRDMGIDWRMGAEWFETCLLDYDPCSNYGNWTYGAGVGNDPREDRYFSIPKQAQNYDPEGEFVAFWLPQLRALPKEKRNFPGMSYIKPIVALKFGNTKTINNRETTSGTRREESKWKGDRGNRM, encoded by the exons ATGAACCCCCGTCTGCTTCAAAACCACAGTAAACCCGACGAGATGATCCATCATCTAACCATAATTTTCTCTCGTCCCTCAGCAAACCTTTTTCTTCACTCCACAAAGCCCAGTTTTCAAGCTAAATCACCCGAAAGATTTGTCGTTTTTTGCTGTTTAAGTAGAACCATGCACTCCTCGAATGCTGTTAGAACTGCGCAAACTGTGCACCAAGTTCCCGATTTTGGGCCGGATGAAATCGAACGGGTTGCTGATCAGGCTTTTCAGAGGTACAGTTTTGATAGGTCCTCAGCTTTGCCGAAGCGGAAGGGTAAAGGGGTTGCGATTGTTTGGTTCAGGAATGATTTGAGGATTTTGGACAATGAGGTCTTGTTTAAGGCTTGGGCTTCATCGGAGGTTGTCTTGCCCGTTTACTGTGTTGATCCGAGACATTTGGGGACAACGCATTACTTTGGGTTTCCTAAGACTGGAG CCCTGAGAGCACAATTTCTAATACAATGTTTAGCGGActtgaaaagaaatttgttgaagcGTGGTCTCAATCTTTTTATACAGCTGGGGAAACCGGAGGACGTCCTTCCGGCACTCGCAAAAACATATGAAGTTCACACT GTTTATGCCCAGAAAGAAACGTGCAGCGAAGAGCTGACAGTCGAGAGGTTGGTATCCAAAAATTTGCAGAGTGTTCTGAATCCAACGTCAACAACATTAGAATTGATCTGGGGTTGTAGTATGTATCACATAGACGACCTTCCATTTAGCTGCGAGTCCTTACCGGATATTTATACCCAGTTCCGTAAG TCAGTTGAATCAAAATCTTCGATACGGAATTGCATTAAGTTCCCAACATCACTTGGACCTGCACCAAATGTCGATGATTGGGGATCTGTTCCCGAGTTGTCTTCACTTGGGCTTCAGACAGAAAAG GTCAGCAAAGGAATGTCCTTTGCGGGTGGTGAAAGTGCAGCATTGAGTCGAGTACAGGAGTATTTCTGGAAGAAG GATCTGTTGAGGACTTATAAAATCACAAGAAATGGAATGTTAGGACCCGATTACTCAACAAAGTTTTCTATTTGGCTTGCATCAGGATGCCTTTCTCCCCGATTCATTTATGAAGAG GTAAAGAGATATGAAAAGACAAGAGAATCGAATGATTCGACTTACTG GGTATTGTTTGAGTTGATATGGAGAGATTACTTCAGATTTCTATCAATCAAGCAGGGTAACTCTCTCTTTCATGCAG GTGGTCCTCGAAAAATACAGGCTAATTGGAGCCAAGATCAGGCACTTTTTGATTTGTGGAAGAATGGTTGTACGGG CTACCCTTTAATTGATGCAAACATGAAGGAATTGCTGAGTACTGGGTTCATGTCAAATCGTGGGCGACAG ATTGTTTGTTCCTTTCTGGTTCGAGACATGGGCATCGACTGGAGAATGGGAGCTGAATGGTTTGAGACCTGTCTTTTGGATTATGATCCGTGTTCCAACTATGGAAATTGGACCTATGGAGCAG GTGTTGGGAATGATCCTAGGGAAGACAGATATTTCAGCATTCCTAAACAA gCTCAGAATTATGATCCTGAAGGAGAATTCGTGGCATTTTGGTTGCCTCAGTTACGAGCTCTACCGAAAGAGAAGAGAAACTTTCCTGGAATGTCTTACATAAAACCCATCGTGGCCCTCAAATTTGGCAACACTAAAACAATAAATAACAGGGAGACTACCTCAGGAACAAGAAGAGAGGAGAGCAAATGGAAGGGCGATAGAGGAAACAGAATGTGA